A window of Candidatus Thorarchaeota archaeon genomic DNA:
CGTTGAAAAACACGTGAGCCTAAGGGACAGTAGACAGAGCCTGTATAGAGTTGCAGATAGAGTTGGCGTAAGTTAACCCTTCGATGTAGGTATTACCATGAACAATACTATTCCAGAACCGGATAACGAAGAGCTTGCAGTTCACTTCGAGAATGCAAAGAAAATTGCTGAATCAATAATGGAGGGAGAGGACTTTGAGGACAGGGAGGGACCTTTTGGTAGGAACATCATCCTACTAGCAACTGAAATACTCGAAACTGGAGAAGACGAGTATGAAGTGCCAGATTATGTAGCAAGCATAAGAGAGAAGCTTGACAAAGTACTGAGAGATACTGCGGATAGTACGGAAGTCGAAGAGTATCTTGATTCTGCAACACTGATGCTCTATGGCTTGATTTTTGGAAAATATACGAAAGAGGATTTTCGGTATCTTTACCGCTGGTCGCTCTCGGAAATACGTCAGCAGAGTGCAGTCGAAAGATGGTTACGAAGGGCAATAGTATTCCTTGTTCTATGCTCAGTAGAAGGAAACGAAGACGATGATATACTTGATGAAATTCGAGATTGGATAGAATATCTCGGGTCTCCGCTCTGGCACATGAACCAGTTCACCGAAATCTTTGAAGAATTTGGAATTGACACATCTCTTCTACAACAAAGAGATCTACAATTCGTTGATTCATTGAGGAGACACACACAGTACCTTGAGGAGGCAGTGGAGGGGAAATCCTATCATGAGGTTCGAGAAGCAACCAAAAAATGGCTTCCAGGCCGTCTTTCTCAGAAGATCTTTGACATATACAAACAGGGTGTCGTAAAGAAGGCTGAGGAGAGAATCTCTCCTGACATGAGCGTGCAGCAAGCAGGAAAGGAACTAGAAAGAGTCATGCAAGAGCATGGTTTCCTATCCGATGATGAAACGTTGTTACCACTCAAGTTGGAGATGTTAGATTCACCACCCACTCCAAGTGCCGTAGATCCCAAAACGCTTGAACTCATCCCAAAGCAGCTGCGAGTTGACCTCCTGCCTACTGTAGCTTACTCGGAACCAACAAATAGGATAGAGATTATCTTTCTGGGAGGACCACACATCGGGAGGAGCGGCATTCTGATAAAGACCAAGAATGGAGGGGTTTTATGTGACTTCGGCATATCGGTGGCAAACCAGCGAATTCCTCAATGGGTTCCCGAGCTTGAGATGATTGACAGTGTAATCATTAGCCATGCTCATCTTGATCATGTTGGTGGATTACCGGTACTATATGACCGCTATGATGGCAAATGGTGCTCAGTAGGTCCCACTGCTGCGATTGCCATGTCTCTACTCGAGGATGCTCTAAAAGTCGGAACTCCCAGACCACCACGAGGGAATGACCCCTCCGAACGACTTTCACGTTTCAACAAGCGCAATATCGAGAAAGTTAGAGAGAATTATGTACGGCTTGAAGCAGGTAACAGCTACGAAGTTGGACCTGGGATCGTTGTCACACCCATTAAGGCTTGCCATATCCATGGTAGTGTAGCTTACATGATAGATATAGAAGGTCGGCAAATTCTGTATACTGGAGATTTCAATCTTGATGAGAGCCTCCTCTTCCCAGGGGCCACATTGCCCACAAATGCAGATGTTACCATTTTTGATGGAACCTATTGGGGAAGAGAAGATTTCGATAGGAACAAGGTGAAGCACCAAGTCTCATCGATTATTAGGGATTATGGACCAGTGATAATTCCTGCTTTTGCTGTCGGTCGGACCCAAGAAATGCTTGTTTTATTGGAAGAGCTTAACATTACTGAGTCACGTAATGTTATGGTCGCGGGGTTAGCAGAATACATTACCAAGCTTTTAGGTGTTGAAGGCAACTGGCACGGAATGAAGAAGAACAAGCTTCATCTAGACCAAGACGATGTGCTAGTTGCAGGCCACGGAATGATGGCAGGAGGCTTGTCGCGGTCCCATTTCAGAGAACATCGGAGGAATGAAGATGCAGCAGTTATTTTGTGCGGGTACCTAGCGCCTCGTACACCCGGATGGAATTTGCTACATGGGTTTGAGTCGCATGACTGTCATGTAGAATATGCCCGACTCAGCGCACACACCTCTGCGACTAATCTAGAAAAGTATGTCAGGGATTGTCAGGGAAAGAAAGTCATGGTGCATACACCAGTTGAGAAGTCACCGGATGGAGTATTCTGTCCAGACTACAAGGAAAGAATCGTGCTAGATGTATGAAAATAGTCTACTAGGCAATAATCTCTAGCACACCGCTCAAAACGAGCTTCTGAGCAACGAATTTTACTGGACTCAGACTGACATCCAATCCATCTATGAGCCTATTTAGTGGGGTCTTGCCATCACAACGGTTGACAAAACGTTCCATGAATTCCTTTGGATAGGGCCAATCGTCCCAAGTCCTTGGTGGTTCGCCGGCCTGTCCAAGAATGGTATCTTCAGAGATTTCCACCTTGAAATCAACCCAATCGTATGCTGCCAGTATCTGCAAAGCACCCATAATAGTCTCCCGAGGAAGGTCAAGACTACGAACTATTCCCCCGACGGTCGCAATACCATCAATAGCCTCGGTAACTTCAACAATTGCTCTTCCTACATCTCTGTTGTCGAACGGTATTCGTCTTCCTGCTTCTCGTGACCTAGCGATGTAATCCAAGCTGAGAGGACATAAGGGCAACTCGGATAACACGATGAAAACAGATTTCTCAAAGGCCTTCAAATCAACATTATTCTTATTCCATGCGTCCTTGAACATTTCTTCCGTATCAACAAGCACAGAAGCCATCTTCTGCCTTTGAGATGCTTCCTTTTTCTCATTACTGACGACCGTTGCCAATAGGAAATGCTCCGACTTCTCGATGAAAACATGATTACCCTCATGTTCAATTGTTTCCAGTGTGTCGGTCTTCCCTGATTCCTCCGCAGAAGGTTGCGTAATAGATCCGAGGGAATCAAGAGCAGATATGAGTGAACTTATGCTGGTGGGATCGATTTCTTCCTCGCCATATCTCAAGCTATAAACAGGCTTCAATACGCCTTTGTCTTGATAGATAAGAACCGTATGTAGAATCTCTGTCTTCTTATCCTCTTTCTTCTGTTCCTTTTGTTCGGTTATCTGCTGAGAAGCCTGTTGAGGTTGCGCAGAGGGTGTCTGCGACATATTCTGGGATGGAATACCTCCAGGATTTCCAGTTGGAGTTGCTTCAGCCTCCGATTCCTGTTCCACATATGGTTCCGATATCCACTCTGATTCGGCATGGTGCGAAACATCAGCTTCAGGAGTGGATTCAAAAGGATCGTCGATTTCTTCGCTTCCCTTTCGGACAGTAATCATCTCGCTGATTGGCCGTTCAGGCAAATTCACACCAACTGTCTTTGCCGCCACTTTAAGCATGAACCGAATGAATTCCTCACGCCGAGTTTTATCTGTAGCAACCATCGGAAATGTTGGTGCTCCAACAAGCCGCTTGATCTTATCAGCTCGCATCGATTCAGGGAGGTCCTGTTTGTTTGCAACTATGAACAAGGGAACTGCAGGTGCCTCTTTCTTTATACTGCGCAAGAGGGTTTTTGTTTGCATCACATTTCTGAAACTGCTGTCGGTGATTAGGAAAATGACATCTGTACCCTGGAAATAGAAGCTCCAGAGATCCTGAAACACGGCCTGGCCCGCGAAGTCCCAAATGGTCACCAGGAATGTACCGAATTGGATTGTTTCTGACGAATCCACAGCAACATTGATTGTAGGTACATAACCGCCGGGTGCAGGCTCCTTACCAAACAGAAGCCGTAACAGGGTGGTCTTACCAACACCACCAGATCCTACAAACGACACCTTGAAGCGAGTGAAAATAAGCTCTCCCAAAAGATCATCCAGATTATCCCGGATGTAGCTGACACGATTACCTCTGAAAGCGGTTTCAAGACGTGCTGCACCTTCACGTACCTTGTGCTTAATTGTGCGGTCTTCATCTCTTCCATCTGTAGCAAATAGGAGGAGTTTTCCCTCTTCAATAGGTGAGTGAAACACCTTATGATCTCCAGCATACACCGGAGTATCACGAGCTAAACCTTGAGTCTCTTCAAGATCATCGAGACCGGCCAGGAATTCTGAGATATGCTCCTCTGTGAAGTCTATCTTCCAGAAGCGAGTACGTGCGAGTATCTCAGCTGACTCCCGGTTGATGACAAGCACGTTATGAATCAACAGTCTCAGCTCCTTGTTTCATTGCCAAAAATCTCTTTTCTTTGTCCAAGCTTCTATCTTGATTTTACATCTAAGAACGTTTTGGAGACGTATCATTTCGTGAAATCAACAAAGCCACGCTTGTGCATCTGCGTGAAAAGATGAGTAACTATACTGATTTCAATGTTTGTAGCTTCAGCTATGTTATCTAACGAGTTCTCTCCATTAATCATTTCCAGTATTTCTTCCATTTCATTGTAGCGTTTCATGAATTCATCCTCGGGCTTCTTTAACAAGATGGGAATATCATCAGGTGAGATACTCAGCTTTGTTTCAATGGCGCCCATTCTTCGCAGGAAATAAAGGCCCCCAAGTGTCATTTTCGACTGATCGTCCAAGGTGATATCTTCTAGTTCGTTCTCGCCGTTTACGCTATCCCATATAGCCCGGAGAAAATTCTTCATCATGGGATAACGAAAACGTCCCCAATCTGGTTCGTCCAACCGCGCGGGAACTTCTCGAGATGGCCAATGATAGGGTGGAATAGTTGCAAGTAGCTTCAATGTGAAAGGCGTATGTTCATACAGATTGCTTGGGTTAGAAAGGGGGGGTGGAGGATCCTCCAAATACAATGCAGGAAGTCTTGAGAACCGAGATCGAATATGCTCTAAATCCTGATTAGGCCCTGTAATAAGAGTGAAGAGTAAGTCATCTTGTTCTATAATTGCATATCCGAATTGCCCGGTCCGAATCACGAAAGTCTCCTCTGAGTCCCTATCGAGATGGAATGTAGAAATCGCTGCTATGACATTTGGTGCTCTCTGGTGTTCAGTAGCTTCTTCATAGAGATAGGCATAACGGGTTTCAGCCATCTTTTTATCTATAACCAAGAATTCTTGGTGGCCGTCTGGTTCAGATACGTTTGCAACAGTTTCCTCTGGTTCTGTTGCCGGTTCTAGGGATTCTATTCTCCAGCGCTGCATGGCCAGTTCTGGATGCATATCGCTGAATCCAGCAATCGCCAGTACTGAGAGAATCAAAGCAATTGGGTCATCTGATGCCGAATCACAGAGCATAAGGTCGAATCTCTCTTCGAATCCTCGACACGCCTGCAGTTCTTTGTCACTACCGGGTACAATCAATATCGGCACTGACAACTCTGAATGAAGCCGCTTAGCAAGGCGCTCAACTGTTTCTTCTGTTGTTTGCGTTTCAGAGAAGACAATGGATCCAACATCCACACTCCCAATCTCACACGGACTCAGGTCATTAACGGAATCCCTAGTGTTCAGCGTTATGCATTGAACTCTGTACGGACCAATCGTGAAAGGGCCAGCGAAGGCGGATTCCTGCCGTTGTTTCAACTCGCTTAATTTGGCAAGTGCCCGTCCCGTTCTATTGGTGAAGGTAGGATTTCTACTTGAGAAAAAGAGAAGGCGAATATCCTTCAACAAGAATCTATCTGCTAACTCATTGAGAATTGCCTGAGAATCAAAACCCGATTTCTTCTCATACTCTTCGACAAGCTCGTTACCTAGACGCCTTATCCGATGAAGTTGGTTTTTATCCCTTGGTTCTTTGTCTCCAAGACACACAAGTACTGTGCTCTCACTCAATGGACTGACGTAAGCTACCTTCGAATCAAAGCTGGTTATGAACGGAGAATCAGGAGCATGTTTTTCAAAAACCTCATAGAATTGGGCCAGAACATCCTCTAATGTGGTTTCCTCAGTTTCTTCTTTTACATAGGAAACCTTGGCGAGTACCTGCAGGTTCCTCAAGTCAAGAAGCTGAACGCTATGTATCACTACAGCTCTCCTATCTCCAGATTGCAGCGGGGCTAATTAAGCAAACCTTGTCCATAGAATATAATATGAGACATCAATTTTTTGTTCTCCTGTTTCTCTTTAGGGAAATTGGCGGTCACAGTAACTCCACTGTTCCGAATAGAATGCTACATTTCGTGTTCCAAGAATTTATACATAAGAATTAGTATTTCATGAGTAAAAAGTGGGGGTGTCCTGAATCAATATCAAAGAAAAGATAGGTCGGCTATCACTCTATTTCATCTCAGTTTCGGTTTATTTGCCGGTTTTTGCTAGTATAATAACACCTATGATTTGGGTTTTCCTTGCTTGGTACTCGGCGTGGCATGTAGTGGGAATAATCTTCCCATTTTCAGAACTTTGGACCGGATTATGGCGGCCGATTGAAAATGAGTTTCTTGCAGGGATAATCCTGACTGCAGAGTTCTTCATCTTTTGTTTAGGGGTAGGAATATTTCTAAAGTCTCTTTCAGAACTCGTCCGTGAGCAATCAAAAGAACATAGATTAGTTACATCAGGTCTGTATCAGAGAGTTAGGCACCCTCAACATCTGGGTATTGCTCTTGCGCTGCTGCCAATAGCTCTGGTCAATCCTTCCTATTCAGTTGGCTGGATGGGAATTCGACCAGGAGATATCTTCGCATGGTCCTTCGTTACATTTCTTCTCCTGATTGTCAGTGAATTGGAAGAAGTGAAACTGGCTTCCAAATTCGGAGATGAATA
This region includes:
- a CDS encoding MBL fold metallo-hydrolase, which encodes MNNTIPEPDNEELAVHFENAKKIAESIMEGEDFEDREGPFGRNIILLATEILETGEDEYEVPDYVASIREKLDKVLRDTADSTEVEEYLDSATLMLYGLIFGKYTKEDFRYLYRWSLSEIRQQSAVERWLRRAIVFLVLCSVEGNEDDDILDEIRDWIEYLGSPLWHMNQFTEIFEEFGIDTSLLQQRDLQFVDSLRRHTQYLEEAVEGKSYHEVREATKKWLPGRLSQKIFDIYKQGVVKKAEERISPDMSVQQAGKELERVMQEHGFLSDDETLLPLKLEMLDSPPTPSAVDPKTLELIPKQLRVDLLPTVAYSEPTNRIEIIFLGGPHIGRSGILIKTKNGGVLCDFGISVANQRIPQWVPELEMIDSVIISHAHLDHVGGLPVLYDRYDGKWCSVGPTAAIAMSLLEDALKVGTPRPPRGNDPSERLSRFNKRNIEKVRENYVRLEAGNSYEVGPGIVVTPIKACHIHGSVAYMIDIEGRQILYTGDFNLDESLLFPGATLPTNADVTIFDGTYWGREDFDRNKVKHQVSSIIRDYGPVIIPAFAVGRTQEMLVLLEELNITESRNVMVAGLAEYITKLLGVEGNWHGMKKNKLHLDQDDVLVAGHGMMAGGLSRSHFREHRRNEDAAVILCGYLAPRTPGWNLLHGFESHDCHVEYARLSAHTSATNLEKYVRDCQGKKVMVHTPVEKSPDGVFCPDYKERIVLDV
- a CDS encoding GTP-binding protein — encoded protein: MIHNVLVINRESAEILARTRFWKIDFTEEHISEFLAGLDDLEETQGLARDTPVYAGDHKVFHSPIEEGKLLLFATDGRDEDRTIKHKVREGAARLETAFRGNRVSYIRDNLDDLLGELIFTRFKVSFVGSGGVGKTTLLRLLFGKEPAPGGYVPTINVAVDSSETIQFGTFLVTIWDFAGQAVFQDLWSFYFQGTDVIFLITDSSFRNVMQTKTLLRSIKKEAPAVPLFIVANKQDLPESMRADKIKRLVGAPTFPMVATDKTRREEFIRFMLKVAAKTVGVNLPERPISEMITVRKGSEEIDDPFESTPEADVSHHAESEWISEPYVEQESEAEATPTGNPGGIPSQNMSQTPSAQPQQASQQITEQKEQKKEDKKTEILHTVLIYQDKGVLKPVYSLRYGEEEIDPTSISSLISALDSLGSITQPSAEESGKTDTLETIEHEGNHVFIEKSEHFLLATVVSNEKKEASQRQKMASVLVDTEEMFKDAWNKNNVDLKAFEKSVFIVLSELPLCPLSLDYIARSREAGRRIPFDNRDVGRAIVEVTEAIDGIATVGGIVRSLDLPRETIMGALQILAAYDWVDFKVEISEDTILGQAGEPPRTWDDWPYPKEFMERFVNRCDGKTPLNRLIDGLDVSLSPVKFVAQKLVLSGVLEIIA
- a CDS encoding isoprenylcysteine carboxylmethyltransferase family protein; its protein translation is MGIIFPFSELWTGLWRPIENEFLAGIILTAEFFIFCLGVGIFLKSLSELVREQSKEHRLVTSGLYQRVRHPQHLGIALALLPIALVNPSYSVGWMGIRPGDIFAWSFVTFLLLIVSELEEVKLASKFGDEYQQYCRSTPFFIPWKLPFRITLNINQLEKGKPGRYILGFAAYWCIMVAALLPFTFVNLVWAL